Proteins encoded together in one Vicinamibacterales bacterium window:
- a CDS encoding serine/threonine-protein kinase translates to MTPRTLGHYRIVERLGSGGMGTVYRAIDQMLEREVTIKVLRPDLAGNPDLEARFREEALTLARLHRPNIAFLYALEREGDELFMVMEYIPGDSLATILARSVAIEALTAADWCSQVLDAVEHAHQKGVVHRDIKPANLVLTPDGEVKVLDFGVARVLGTARQTRAGGIVGTVAYMSPEQVQGKDVDGRTDVYAVGIVLYEMLTGRLPFDAADEFTLMRAQVEQIPDPPSRWRPTVPPWLDAAVLKALAKRPEDRFQTAREFREALRAGLRASGASVDRGESARGALQPSGRRDEGTDPAAGVKATRCADEPPTDATATRPSGEPPDEVKATRLPGEPEAPTSSLVSSIRKLLRH, encoded by the coding sequence GTGACTCCGCGCACGCTCGGGCACTACCGCATCGTCGAACGCCTCGGTTCTGGCGGGATGGGTACGGTGTACCGCGCCATCGACCAGATGCTGGAGCGCGAGGTCACGATCAAGGTGCTGCGCCCCGACCTGGCGGGCAACCCCGATCTCGAGGCCAGATTCCGCGAGGAGGCGCTGACCCTCGCGCGGCTCCATCGCCCCAATATCGCCTTCCTCTATGCGCTCGAACGAGAGGGCGACGAACTGTTCATGGTCATGGAGTACATCCCGGGCGACTCGCTCGCGACCATCCTGGCGCGGTCGGTCGCCATCGAGGCGCTCACCGCTGCCGACTGGTGCTCGCAGGTCCTCGACGCGGTTGAACATGCCCACCAGAAGGGCGTTGTCCACCGGGATATCAAGCCGGCCAACCTGGTGCTGACTCCCGACGGCGAGGTCAAGGTCCTGGACTTCGGTGTCGCTCGAGTTCTCGGAACCGCACGCCAGACGCGCGCGGGCGGCATCGTGGGCACGGTGGCCTACATGTCCCCGGAGCAGGTCCAGGGCAAGGACGTGGACGGTCGCACCGATGTCTATGCGGTCGGCATCGTGTTGTACGAGATGTTGACCGGGCGCCTGCCGTTCGATGCAGCGGACGAATTCACACTGATGCGCGCGCAGGTCGAGCAGATCCCGGATCCGCCGAGCCGGTGGCGCCCGACCGTGCCGCCGTGGCTCGACGCGGCCGTGCTGAAGGCGCTGGCAAAGCGACCGGAGGACCGGTTCCAAACGGCGCGCGAGTTTCGCGAGGCGCTTCGGGCCGGGTTGCGCGCGAGCGGCGCAAGCGTCGATCGAGGCGAATCCGCGCGGGGCGCCCTCCAGCCGTCCGGCCGGCGCGACGAGGGCACGGATCCTGCGGCCGGAGTGAAGGCCACGCGGTGTGCGGATGAACCGCCGACCGACGCCACGGCCACGCGCCCGTCCGGCGAGCCTCCGGACGAGGTCAAAGCCACGCGCCTTCCCGGCGAGCCCGAGGCGCCGACGTCATCGCTGGTGAGTTCGATCCGCAAACTGCTGCGCCATTGA
- a CDS encoding CHAT domain-containing tetratricopeptide repeat protein, with translation MTRRTSIGLLVGGSVLLLGVTGVWWSRATGTRSTSEPYAQLLVAVGSTRPVEGRLTGGLRHVPWRSTRGPSPVREADVAVDLRIAGATVEKRFIDDPSPEHQAQAGVARLLVGDANGAVTLLERAVLTRPTSHALSDLSAAYLARSRARSSAEDTVRALDTALRAIEGDELLPEAWFNAALTMEVLNLREPARGAWLTAARLEHDREWQREAGDRATVVRAPLREDRVTALGNQLASAEALSDGALQREPDIVREVLERVVLTQWAGAVLAGRDDDQQRWMRKAVAIATPLSALTTDAQPAESVRLLRTACLVASPNCRRTAAAYKAYADGRDAWDAERTTEAYRAFEAAGPGLAAAGHPEAGWVAVHESLREYYAGRFNAARARAVPVLADARRRGYVALASRLNWLIGLLYNEQGQFAVALEYYRPALEGFERCRDRESQGAVHTLLGDYYRLLGEPAKGWEHQIQTLALLPAARRYKRQPFLSDSARLASSSGLLRAAVAFNRESAREMRLLGATASLAQTLSEEAGDLARLGRRDDALRTIDEAQTALAQTSDPDLVALVGATVDIERANVLKTLAPARSAEALSRAIDFYGRHGSEFDLPGLLLARGRALAATGRVAEAEVDWRQGITVASTQRRRATSDAQRVELHSARWDLYSALAELRVQQQHDPTGALELLEQGRGVNLGERVAPRSGQAEPPIVALGSRLPRGTLALVYATLPARTYLWALDTTGVQYFSIEHSLEDIDGKVRAYRDAIQDRDDAARCVELSSQLFDLLLGPVRSQLRHASRLVVVPDGPLHDIPFGSLRDRVSGAFVIERASVLVTPSLRFALGAGTGPRLLAGGDAAALVVGNPARRPEDANLPSLPGSAREAELVSDRYPRHVFLSGADATRDRFLAAVPAASVVHFAGHAVANRDRPELSRLVLAPAPGDALGALFVYELEGVRLPRTRLVVLAACETARGAAVKGEGVLGLVRGFLGAGVPAVVATLWHIDDRLSPPLFQAFHASWARGHDAPAALREAQLALLRDRSLHASIADWAAPIVVGRDIR, from the coding sequence ATGACGCGACGTACCTCGATCGGACTTCTCGTCGGCGGGTCGGTTCTCCTGCTGGGCGTCACCGGTGTCTGGTGGTCCCGCGCCACGGGAACGCGATCGACTTCCGAGCCGTACGCACAGCTCCTGGTTGCCGTCGGCTCCACGCGTCCCGTTGAAGGGCGATTGACCGGCGGTCTCCGGCACGTTCCGTGGCGTTCGACACGTGGCCCGTCACCCGTTCGCGAGGCCGACGTCGCCGTGGACCTGCGCATCGCCGGAGCCACGGTCGAGAAGCGCTTCATCGACGACCCGAGCCCGGAACACCAAGCCCAGGCTGGTGTGGCTCGCCTCCTGGTCGGCGACGCGAACGGTGCGGTGACGCTGCTCGAACGCGCCGTGCTCACCCGCCCGACGTCCCACGCGCTGAGCGACCTCTCCGCGGCGTACCTGGCCCGAAGCCGTGCGCGCTCATCGGCGGAGGACACGGTCCGGGCCCTCGACACTGCACTGCGCGCCATCGAGGGCGACGAACTCCTGCCCGAAGCATGGTTCAACGCCGCGCTCACGATGGAGGTGCTCAACTTGCGCGAGCCGGCACGCGGGGCCTGGCTGACGGCCGCGCGGCTCGAGCACGACCGCGAGTGGCAGCGCGAGGCCGGTGACCGGGCAACGGTGGTTCGCGCTCCGCTACGCGAAGATCGAGTCACCGCGCTCGGCAACCAACTGGCGTCCGCCGAGGCGCTGTCCGACGGAGCACTTCAACGCGAACCCGATATCGTGCGCGAGGTGCTCGAACGCGTCGTCCTCACGCAGTGGGCCGGCGCGGTGCTCGCCGGACGCGATGACGATCAGCAGCGATGGATGCGCAAGGCCGTTGCGATCGCCACGCCGCTCTCAGCCCTCACGACCGACGCGCAGCCGGCCGAATCCGTGCGCCTGTTGCGCACGGCTTGCCTCGTCGCGTCGCCCAACTGCCGTAGGACGGCGGCGGCTTACAAGGCCTATGCCGACGGGCGGGACGCATGGGACGCGGAGCGGACGACCGAGGCGTATCGCGCATTTGAAGCGGCGGGACCCGGGCTCGCCGCCGCGGGACATCCCGAAGCCGGCTGGGTGGCGGTACACGAGTCGTTGCGCGAGTACTACGCCGGTCGCTTCAATGCCGCGCGAGCGCGGGCCGTTCCCGTGCTGGCCGATGCTCGTCGTCGTGGGTACGTCGCCCTGGCGTCACGCCTGAATTGGCTGATCGGCCTTCTGTACAACGAGCAGGGGCAGTTCGCCGTCGCCCTCGAATACTACCGACCAGCGCTCGAGGGCTTCGAGCGTTGTCGCGATCGCGAGAGCCAGGGCGCGGTGCACACGCTGCTCGGCGACTACTACCGACTGCTCGGCGAGCCGGCGAAGGGCTGGGAACACCAGATCCAGACCCTCGCCCTACTACCTGCGGCCCGACGGTACAAGCGCCAGCCCTTCCTGTCCGACTCGGCTCGGCTCGCGTCGTCGTCGGGACTGCTTCGCGCCGCCGTGGCCTTCAACCGCGAGAGCGCCCGTGAAATGCGCCTGCTCGGGGCAACGGCGTCGCTGGCCCAGACGCTCAGCGAGGAAGCCGGCGACCTCGCGCGGCTCGGCAGGCGCGATGACGCGCTCCGGACGATTGACGAAGCGCAGACGGCGCTGGCGCAGACATCCGATCCCGATCTCGTGGCCCTGGTGGGCGCCACGGTCGACATCGAACGCGCGAACGTGTTGAAGACACTTGCCCCCGCGCGATCGGCAGAGGCGTTGTCGCGTGCGATCGATTTCTACGGGAGGCATGGAAGCGAGTTCGACCTTCCCGGGCTTCTCCTTGCGCGCGGTCGCGCGTTGGCCGCCACGGGCCGCGTCGCCGAGGCAGAAGTCGACTGGCGTCAGGGGATTACCGTCGCATCCACGCAACGCCGGCGGGCGACATCGGACGCCCAGCGCGTCGAGCTCCACTCGGCGCGCTGGGATCTGTACTCGGCGTTGGCAGAACTCCGGGTGCAGCAGCAGCACGACCCAACGGGCGCCCTCGAGTTGCTGGAACAGGGCCGCGGGGTGAATCTCGGCGAACGGGTGGCGCCGCGATCAGGCCAAGCCGAACCGCCGATCGTGGCGCTCGGCTCGCGCCTTCCACGTGGCACCCTGGCACTGGTCTACGCGACGCTGCCGGCCCGCACGTACCTCTGGGCCCTGGACACGACCGGCGTGCAGTACTTCAGCATCGAACACAGCCTCGAGGACATCGACGGCAAGGTGCGCGCCTACCGCGATGCCATCCAGGATCGTGATGACGCCGCTCGCTGCGTTGAGCTGTCGTCGCAACTCTTCGACCTGCTGCTCGGCCCGGTGCGGTCGCAACTGCGGCACGCCTCGCGGCTGGTCGTCGTCCCCGACGGTCCGCTCCACGACATCCCGTTCGGCAGCCTGCGCGATCGGGTGTCGGGTGCATTCGTCATCGAGCGAGCGTCCGTGCTGGTGACGCCATCACTGCGGTTCGCACTCGGTGCGGGCACGGGGCCGAGGCTCCTGGCGGGCGGCGATGCTGCCGCGCTCGTCGTGGGCAATCCGGCGCGGAGACCAGAGGACGCGAACCTCCCGTCTCTGCCCGGGTCGGCCCGCGAGGCTGAGCTCGTCAGCGATAGATACCCTCGCCACGTGTTCCTGTCCGGTGCGGATGCCACGCGCGATCGCTTCCTCGCGGCAGTGCCAGCGGCCAGCGTCGTGCACTTCGCCGGCCACGCGGTAGCCAACCGCGACAGGCCGGAGCTGTCGCGCCTCGTCCTGGCACCAGCCCCTGGCGACGCGCTCGGCGCGCTGTTCGTGTACGAGCTCGAGGGCGTCCGGCTGCCCAGGACCCGGCTCGTCGTGCTGGCCGCGTGCGAAACCGCCAGAGGCGCCGCGGTCAAGGGCGAAGGTGTGCTCGGCCTGGTTCGCGGCTTTCTCGGAGCGGGCGTGCCGGCGGTCGTCGCCACGCTGTGGCACATCGACGATCGCCTGTCGCCGCCGTTGTTCCAGGCGTTTCACGCATCGTGGGCACGCGGACACGACGCACCGGCGGCATTGCGGGAGGCCCAACTGGCGCTCCTCCGCGACCGCTCGCTGCATGCATCGATCGCCGACTGGGCTGCTCCGATCGTGGTTGGACGCGACATTCGCTGA
- a CDS encoding PEGA domain-containing protein — MAVSVPESMTDVPGFPDPLGERLVAAQPSGALLEYLVFRRELAGAPFFEAALKDRVMRLANFRHAAYARIRGTQHLPERDDRIALISAHVPGPRLSEILSVAGRTGLCPRAGGALYLTRQLMAGLALLHDFAPDVFHGALGPERVVLTGAGRIVIAEHVLGSVVAQGIPSWGVRHLWREFRLAAVTDTESRELGRRMDLVQLGLIVLAVLLGRPIGVDEYPEGVFGLLDDVTETDATGVTSALGQGLRGWLGRMLSAKDKNAFNTLVEAQKALAQLWSEGQRDSPSSTDWEAFVLDCESAAAAPPPGPPSAARPVEAREKPPVDAAPPVPPAAPASALAMLRPDQWEQAVVGRTPEPGPTAAGGGTAEPAAPPDVDAGSPTLPMVAPAGESPADLVTDPFGPWPVAVPSQSAATLLEAFNPEGAGAPKDSMSALVAAPESTPATPASNAWQRAEAAPPPAKAEEPAPRPAEPVPLLTSPSPIWTSILPATVEIITDSDGWGGRPDHAHRLERDAAPFVGTEAEGEVLAVGDDVHATKAERIAETFSDEPAPVARPESPEPRRRMQWRPTGAGALKRIRQLLVLAVLVLIGSLALVYAPRFWNGEGFGGASFGTVKVGSDPAGAEIAVDGEPRGRTPTTLVLRAGPHQLEWRSGGSVSSKRITVVSDRQITATMSLPRGNQRGGLRLTTYPIPGKISLDGNLVGQTPLRVTDLEPGDHAMFVETSLGTQEVHVVVEPGKISTLAVPTVSWIKVAAPFELKVYEEARLLGTTGNAPVMVSPGRHTFSFVNQALALKLPQFVDVAPGQFVIVPLELPLGMMNLYADQTAEVTLDGKVIGQTPMASLPTPLGPHEVVFRHPRYGEVRYTVMVTLAAPVGLTVTFRK, encoded by the coding sequence ATGGCCGTGTCGGTGCCTGAATCGATGACCGACGTCCCGGGCTTTCCGGACCCCCTCGGTGAGCGCCTCGTCGCCGCCCAGCCGTCGGGCGCCCTCCTCGAATACCTCGTCTTCCGCCGTGAACTCGCGGGAGCTCCCTTCTTCGAGGCTGCACTCAAGGACCGTGTCATGCGGCTGGCGAACTTCCGCCACGCGGCCTACGCCCGGATCCGTGGTACCCAGCACCTCCCGGAACGGGACGACCGGATTGCGCTCATCTCTGCGCACGTGCCGGGGCCGCGCCTGTCCGAGATTCTGAGCGTGGCCGGCCGAACCGGTCTTTGTCCGCGAGCGGGCGGGGCGCTGTACCTGACCCGCCAGTTGATGGCGGGGCTTGCGCTGCTGCACGACTTCGCCCCGGACGTGTTCCACGGCGCCCTCGGCCCCGAACGGGTGGTCCTGACCGGCGCGGGCCGCATCGTGATTGCCGAGCACGTCCTCGGGTCGGTGGTCGCGCAGGGGATCCCGAGCTGGGGTGTCCGCCACCTGTGGCGTGAGTTCCGCCTGGCGGCCGTGACCGACACCGAATCGAGAGAACTCGGTCGGCGCATGGATCTCGTCCAACTCGGCCTGATCGTGCTCGCGGTGTTGCTCGGACGGCCGATCGGCGTGGACGAGTATCCGGAAGGCGTTTTCGGCCTGCTCGACGACGTGACGGAAACCGACGCCACCGGCGTCACGTCGGCGCTCGGTCAGGGACTGCGCGGCTGGCTGGGCCGCATGTTGTCCGCCAAGGACAAGAACGCATTCAATACGCTCGTCGAGGCGCAGAAGGCGCTCGCGCAGCTCTGGAGCGAGGGGCAGCGAGACAGCCCGTCGTCGACCGACTGGGAGGCGTTCGTCCTCGATTGTGAGTCGGCCGCCGCGGCGCCGCCGCCAGGCCCTCCATCCGCCGCCAGGCCAGTCGAGGCGCGCGAAAAGCCGCCGGTTGACGCGGCGCCACCCGTCCCACCAGCCGCGCCTGCATCGGCGCTTGCCATGCTGCGGCCGGACCAATGGGAGCAGGCTGTCGTGGGGCGCACGCCCGAGCCTGGCCCCACAGCGGCTGGAGGTGGCACTGCTGAGCCCGCCGCGCCGCCGGATGTCGATGCGGGATCGCCGACTCTTCCGATGGTCGCTCCTGCGGGCGAGTCTCCGGCGGATCTCGTGACCGACCCGTTCGGACCCTGGCCGGTCGCCGTGCCCTCGCAGAGCGCGGCTACATTGCTCGAGGCGTTCAACCCGGAGGGTGCGGGGGCACCGAAGGACTCGATGTCCGCGCTGGTCGCCGCGCCGGAGTCGACGCCGGCAACCCCCGCCAGCAACGCCTGGCAGCGCGCCGAGGCAGCCCCGCCGCCAGCGAAGGCGGAAGAGCCAGCCCCTCGTCCTGCTGAGCCTGTTCCGCTCCTAACGTCCCCGTCGCCGATCTGGACCAGCATTCTCCCGGCCACCGTGGAAATCATCACGGATTCGGACGGTTGGGGCGGACGGCCCGACCATGCGCATCGGCTGGAGCGGGACGCCGCGCCCTTCGTCGGTACCGAGGCTGAAGGCGAGGTGCTGGCCGTCGGCGACGACGTCCATGCGACGAAGGCCGAACGGATCGCCGAGACATTCTCCGACGAACCCGCGCCGGTCGCGCGTCCCGAGAGTCCGGAGCCGCGGCGGCGGATGCAGTGGCGTCCCACCGGGGCTGGCGCCCTGAAGCGGATCCGGCAGCTGCTCGTGCTCGCCGTGCTGGTGCTGATCGGCTCCCTGGCCCTCGTCTACGCGCCGCGGTTCTGGAACGGGGAAGGATTCGGAGGCGCGTCGTTCGGGACGGTGAAGGTGGGTTCGGACCCCGCGGGTGCCGAGATTGCCGTGGATGGTGAGCCACGGGGCCGGACACCAACGACGCTCGTACTCCGCGCCGGCCCTCACCAGCTCGAATGGCGCAGCGGCGGGTCAGTGAGCTCGAAACGGATCACGGTCGTCTCCGACCGCCAGATCACCGCGACGATGTCGCTGCCACGCGGCAATCAACGGGGCGGCCTGCGTCTCACAACCTACCCGATTCCGGGGAAGATCTCCCTGGACGGCAACCTCGTCGGCCAGACACCGCTGCGAGTGACGGACCTCGAGCCCGGTGACCATGCGATGTTCGTGGAGACCTCGCTCGGGACGCAGGAAGTGCACGTCGTCGTCGAGCCCGGCAAGATCTCGACGCTTGCCGTGCCCACGGTGTCGTGGATCAAAGTGGCCGCGCCGTTCGAACTGAAGGTGTACGAAGAGGCGCGGTTGCTCGGTACGACCGGCAACGCTCCCGTCATGGTATCGCCCGGCCGGCACACGTTCAGTTTCGTCAATCAGGCGCTGGCCTTGAAACTGCCGCAATTCGTCGATGTCGCGCCTGGCCAGTTCGTCATTGTTCCGCTGGAACTGCCGCTCGGCATGATGAATCTCTACGCCGACCAGACCGCCGAGGTGACGCTCGACGGGAAGGTGATCGGCCAGACGCCGATGGCCAGCCTCCCGACGCCGCTCGGCCCGCACGAAGTGGTCTTTCGCCATCCCAGGTACGGCGAGGTGCGCTACACCGTCATGGTCACGCTGGCCGCACCGGTGGGACTGACGGTCACCTTCCGCAAGTAG
- a CDS encoding DinB family protein — protein sequence MALMNPYQDDLGDRDPIAALAETPWRIRAIVSALTPTQLHRSYAPGKWTAAQLLIHLAHVELAFGVRARMALTTDHYVIQPFEQDAWMAREPMIDARAALAAYEGLRAMNLALFRSLTPEERARPVTHPERGTITPADIFAVMAGHELHHVPHFELIARNS from the coding sequence ATGGCACTCATGAACCCCTATCAGGACGATCTTGGCGATCGCGATCCCATTGCCGCACTGGCCGAGACCCCCTGGCGCATCCGCGCGATCGTCTCGGCGCTCACGCCCACGCAACTGCATCGAAGCTATGCGCCGGGCAAATGGACCGCCGCCCAACTGCTCATCCACCTTGCCCACGTCGAGCTCGCGTTCGGCGTTCGCGCCCGCATGGCGCTCACCACGGACCACTACGTCATCCAGCCGTTCGAGCAGGACGCGTGGATGGCGCGAGAACCGATGATCGATGCACGGGCGGCACTGGCCGCGTACGAAGGTCTGCGAGCGATGAACCTGGCGCTCTTTCGCAGTCTCACGCCCGAGGAACGCGCACGCCCAGTCACGCATCCCGAGCGCGGCACGATCACGCCGGCGGACATCTTCGCGGTGATGGCCGGCCACGAACTCCATCACGTGCCGCACTTCGAGTTGATCGCCAGGAACAGCTGA
- a CDS encoding peroxiredoxin, with amino-acid sequence MSAFSVVCTSLGLLLAVAAAVQAQPVGELKPGDVAPAFALPGSDGKTYNLSDFKGKKAVVLAWFPKAFTGGUTAECKSLRESGDEIRKSGVAYFTASVDSPDTNKKFAESLELDYPILSDPGKDVARAYGVVGGDKAYASRWTFYIGRDGKILYIDKSVSPAAHGKDVVERLKALGITGG; translated from the coding sequence ATGAGCGCTTTCAGCGTCGTTTGCACGTCGCTCGGCCTGTTGCTGGCCGTTGCGGCGGCGGTGCAAGCCCAGCCGGTCGGCGAACTGAAGCCGGGCGATGTCGCCCCGGCGTTCGCGCTGCCCGGGTCCGACGGCAAGACCTACAACCTGTCCGATTTCAAGGGCAAGAAGGCCGTGGTGCTCGCCTGGTTCCCCAAGGCGTTCACCGGAGGCTGAACGGCAGAGTGCAAGTCGCTCCGTGAGAGCGGCGACGAGATTCGCAAGTCCGGCGTGGCGTATTTCACCGCGTCGGTCGATTCACCGGACACCAACAAGAAGTTCGCGGAATCCCTCGAGCTCGATTATCCCATCCTGAGCGATCCGGGCAAGGACGTCGCGCGCGCCTACGGCGTGGTGGGAGGCGACAAGGCGTATGCCTCGCGCTGGACGTTCTACATCGGGAGGGACGGGAAGATCCTCTACATCGACAAGAGCGTCAGCCCGGCAGCGCACGGCAAGGATGTCGTCGAGCGGCTGAAGGCTCTGGGGATCACAGGAGGCTGA
- a CDS encoding DUF2891 domain-containing protein, whose translation MNKRALLAVGLWLSCVLSSSAQPPARFDGAAASRFAALALDCVHKEYPNKIAHVLNGPGDVQAPSVLTPAFYGCYDWHSSVHGHWLLVRLARTVPDADFAAKARGAVAESLTPAHIAGEVAYIKGAGRASFERPYGLAWLLQLAAELREWHDPQAQAWSDTLKPLEDAAVTRLRDWLPKLSRPIRIGEHDQTAFSFGLVLDWARTSGDRATADLLSTRIRDFYLQDRGCPFTWEPSGQDFLSPCLSEADLMRRVLAPAEYGAWLTAFLPSIPKDGSAGWVVPAVVTDPGDPKLAHLDGLNLSRAWMLEGIASGLPAGDARVASLRATAARHREAGLRSVTGAHYEGGHWLGSFAVYLTTERGLRTTVAPSR comes from the coding sequence GTGAACAAACGCGCGCTGCTGGCTGTTGGTCTATGGCTGAGTTGTGTGCTTTCGTCGTCCGCGCAGCCGCCCGCCCGGTTCGATGGGGCTGCCGCGTCGCGGTTTGCCGCGCTCGCGCTCGATTGCGTGCACAAGGAATACCCGAACAAGATTGCGCACGTGCTGAACGGCCCGGGCGACGTGCAGGCACCGAGCGTGCTGACGCCGGCGTTCTACGGCTGCTACGACTGGCACTCCTCCGTGCACGGCCACTGGCTGCTGGTCCGCCTGGCCCGGACGGTTCCAGACGCTGACTTCGCAGCGAAGGCCCGTGGTGCGGTCGCCGAGAGCCTCACGCCCGCGCACATCGCCGGCGAGGTGGCGTACATCAAGGGCGCCGGACGTGCGAGCTTCGAGCGTCCGTACGGCCTCGCCTGGCTGCTGCAACTGGCTGCCGAGTTGCGCGAGTGGCACGACCCACAGGCACAGGCCTGGTCGGACACGTTGAAACCGCTCGAGGACGCGGCCGTGACGAGGCTGAGGGACTGGTTGCCAAAACTGTCGCGGCCGATTCGCATTGGCGAGCACGATCAGACGGCCTTTTCGTTCGGCCTCGTTCTCGATTGGGCCAGGACCTCGGGCGACCGGGCAACCGCGGATCTGCTCTCGACCCGAATCCGCGACTTCTACCTGCAGGACCGTGGGTGCCCGTTCACGTGGGAACCCTCCGGCCAGGACTTCCTGTCGCCCTGCCTCTCGGAAGCCGACCTCATGCGACGCGTGCTCGCACCCGCCGAGTATGGCGCCTGGCTCACAGCGTTCCTGCCGTCCATTCCCAAGGACGGCTCGGCCGGATGGGTCGTGCCTGCGGTCGTGACCGATCCAGGCGACCCGAAGCTGGCACACCTCGATGGCCTCAATTTGAGTCGTGCGTGGATGCTCGAAGGGATCGCGTCCGGCCTGCCGGCGGGTGACGCGCGAGTGGCGTCGCTTCGGGCGACCGCGGCACGGCATCGCGAAGCCGGCCTCCGCTCGGTGACTGGCGCACACTACGAGGGCGGCCACTGGCTGGGAAGCTTCGCGGTGTATCTGACGACCGAGCGCGGCCTTCGAACGACAGTCGCGCCGTCGCGCTGA
- a CDS encoding cyanophycinase: MRRVVLIASVALVCSVASVMAQSAPVTPKGHLLIVGGALGTTEDIFERAVRTAGGAAGMVVVLPQASELADTGQSNVQMWKKAGFGKAVSIDPKHSAAALAAIEQATFIWFPGGDQNRLTKAWAGTGIPAAIRARYVEGALVGGSSAGAAVMSTVMITGEADLQSITSGRTRLAPGFALWPGVLVDQHFLKRQRSNRLISAVLGHPDLVGVGIDEATAVFVSGREFEVLGKSSVVVVDARTAEVDQTGAGQLATGRNLKVSVLKAGMRFSLDRE, from the coding sequence ATGCGTCGAGTCGTACTCATCGCGTCGGTGGCGCTCGTCTGCAGCGTTGCGTCGGTCATGGCACAGTCGGCACCGGTCACGCCCAAGGGCCACCTGCTCATCGTCGGTGGCGCGCTCGGCACGACCGAGGACATCTTCGAGCGCGCGGTCAGGACGGCCGGCGGGGCCGCCGGGATGGTCGTGGTTCTTCCGCAGGCGTCGGAACTTGCTGATACCGGCCAGAGCAACGTGCAGATGTGGAAGAAGGCCGGATTCGGCAAGGCGGTCTCGATCGACCCGAAGCACTCCGCGGCTGCCCTTGCCGCGATCGAGCAGGCGACGTTCATCTGGTTCCCCGGCGGTGACCAGAACCGGTTGACGAAGGCCTGGGCAGGCACCGGCATCCCGGCGGCCATCCGAGCCCGATATGTCGAGGGCGCGCTCGTGGGTGGATCGAGCGCCGGCGCGGCCGTGATGTCCACCGTCATGATCACCGGCGAGGCCGACCTCCAGAGCATCACCAGCGGCAGGACCAGACTGGCTCCTGGCTTCGCGCTGTGGCCTGGCGTCCTCGTCGATCAGCATTTCCTGAAACGCCAGCGCTCGAACCGGCTGATCAGCGCGGTCCTCGGCCACCCGGATCTCGTCGGCGTCGGCATCGACGAGGCGACGGCTGTGTTCGTGTCAGGACGCGAGTTCGAGGTGCTGGGCAAGAGCAGCGTCGTCGTCGTCGACGCGCGCACGGCAGAGGTCGATCAGACCGGGGCCGGCCAACTCGCCACCGGTCGAAACCTGAAGGTGAGCGTGCTCAAGGCGGGGATGAGGTTCAGCCTCGACCGGGAGTAG
- a CDS encoding CoA pyrophosphatase — MTFREVEERLRVGLAGPLPGTEAQLRMAPQPRPGWVPGVSPEESRVAAALLLVFPVDGVPHVVLTVRSSRLPSHAGQVSLPGGALEPGETLESAALREAQEEVGLDPGGVRVLGRLTPLHIPVSGFMLNVVVAVTDHRPVLRPADSEVEQILEVPIGTLDLSRVRHKRDRRAREGIEVDIPYLDVHGTMLWGATAMVLSEFLSLL, encoded by the coding sequence ATGACGTTTCGTGAGGTCGAAGAACGATTGCGCGTCGGCCTGGCGGGGCCACTCCCCGGGACGGAGGCGCAACTACGCATGGCCCCCCAGCCGCGGCCGGGGTGGGTGCCGGGCGTGTCGCCCGAGGAATCGCGTGTCGCCGCCGCGTTGTTGCTCGTGTTTCCGGTCGATGGCGTTCCGCACGTTGTGCTGACCGTGCGGTCCAGCCGGTTGCCGAGCCACGCGGGCCAGGTCTCGCTGCCTGGCGGCGCGCTCGAGCCGGGCGAAACGCTCGAGTCTGCCGCGCTGCGTGAGGCGCAGGAGGAGGTGGGGCTCGATCCTGGTGGGGTCCGCGTGCTCGGGCGGCTGACCCCGCTCCACATTCCAGTCAGCGGCTTCATGCTGAATGTCGTCGTGGCTGTGACGGACCATCGGCCCGTGCTCCGGCCGGCCGACAGCGAGGTGGAGCAGATTCTGGAGGTGCCGATCGGGACACTCGACCTCTCGCGGGTTCGCCACAAGCGCGACCGCCGCGCCCGCGAGGGCATCGAGGTGGACATCCCGTATCTCGATGTCCACGGCACGATGCTCTGGGGCGCGACGGCGATGGTCCTGTCCGAGTTCCTCAGCCTCCTGTGA